The window GAAGAAGCGTCTGATGGCCTTCGACGGCACGCCCGAGTCGATGCGCGCGATGATGAACGACATCATCTACCGCGAGACCGCGATCACCGACGACCTGATCACGATGCGCACCAACGCGGCCAACGCGCAGAAGGAGTCCTACGCGGCGATCCCGCCGTCCTTCCTGAGCTGGGTCGCCGGTAAACCGGACCCGATTCTCGGTGCCCGCCTGACCACCAAGGGCCGACTCGACCGGTGCGGCATTCCGGGGATCTACCTGTACGGCCGCAACGACGTGATCCTGCCGGTGGAGAACGGCTTCGGCATCGAGCCCCACCTGCCCGACGTCCAGTTCTTCTACCCGGACGAGTGCGGTCACCAGGGCCAGACCGACCAGCCCGAGATGTTCAACCAGGTCTTCCTGGAGTTCTTCCGCGACGGCAAGGTGAGCCGCAAGACCGCGGACTGGGCCGGGGTCTCGGACACGCGTCCGGAGAACCCGAACCTGGTGGAGCAGGCGTCATGAGATTCGCCCCGGGCCGCACGGCAATCATCACCGGCGCCGGGGTCGGGATCGGCAAGGCCATCGCGGCCCGGTTCGCCGACGAGGGCCTACGCCTCGTGCTCGCCGACATCGAGGGCGATCTTGTGGAGAAGGTCGCCGCCGAGTTGGCCGGACCGGGCCGCCCGGCTCCGCTGGTGGTCGTCGGGGACCTGTCGGTGCGGCAGAACGCGGCCACGTTGATCGGAACCTGCCAGGAGGCTTACGGCCAGGTGGACATCCTGGTCAACAACGCCGGCGGCGGGGTGATCCGCCCGACGCTCTCCCACACCGAGGAGACCCTGCGCGCCACCCTCGACCGCAACCTCTGGACCACCCTCTACTGCTCGCTGGAGGCGCTCCCGCTGATGAAAGCGGCCGGGTACGGCCGCATCATCAACATGGGTGCGGACTCGGTGCGCAACGGCCTGGACTGGCACGCGATCTACAACGCGGCCAAGGGCGGCGTGCACGGCCTCACCACCGGCTGGGCGCGGGAGTTCGTGACCGACGGAATCACCGTCAACGCGATCGCGCCGTCCGCCACCCGCACCGAGGCCTACGACGCCTTCGAGCAGTCCACCGACCCGGCGATCCAGGCGACGCTGGCCAAGGTGCTGGCCGTGATTCCCGCCGGCCGGGCCGGCACCGTCGAGGAGATCGCGGCGCTCGCCGCCTACCTCGCGTCAGATGAGTCGGGGTTCACCACCGGTCAGGTGCTCAGCATCAATGGCGGAAGCACCATGCTCTGACGGTCTGACGTCCCCTCAGTTCTCGGACGACCGCTACGACGGAAGGCACGACATGGCGACCGGCTTCGACCTCACGCTCTCCCCCGCTGCGACCGCCGCCCGGGAGCACCTGCACGCCGTCGCCGGCGAGTTGCGGGAGCAGGCGGCGACGGCCGAGGCCGAGGGCGTCGACCTGCCGACGCTGCGTGCTCACCTCGCCGCGGCCGGCCTCGATCCCGCCGTGGTCGCGCAGGCCGGCATCGATCCATTGACGGTGCTGGTCGCCCTCGACGCGCTCGCGTACGGCGACCCCGGTGCCGCCTGGGCGATCGTGCCCGCTCTTCAGGTGGCCACGATCGTCGCGGCGGTGGGCACCCCGGAGCAGAAGGCAGCGGTGAGTGCGGCCCTGGCGAGTCCGGCCGCGACCGCGAGCCTGCTCGCGTACGAGGATTACGGCCGCCAGCCCAGTGAGTACGAGACGACCGTCGGTGGTGGCAGTGCCACCGGTCGCAAGACCTCGGTCGCCTGGCCCGCCGGTGCCGACGTCAGCCTGCTGGTCGGCCGGGAGGGCGACGAGATCGTCGCCCACTGCTGGACGGGTGCACGCAGCGGCATCACGGTCGAACGCGACGACCGGGTGCTCGGCAAGATCGCCGTAACTGCCGCCCCGAGCGGCACCGTCACCCTGGACGGAGTCGCGACGAGTCCCGGCGAGCGGCTCGGCGGTGGGCTGGCCCTGGACCGGTCGCTCGGTCAGGCCCGGTTGATGTTGGGCGCGGTGCTGCAGGGCACGGCCCGGGCCTCCATCGAGTTCTGCGCCGGCTACGCCACCGCGCGCACCACCTGGGGCGTGCCGATCGCCCAGCACCAGGGCGTCGCGTTCCCGATCATCGACCGCACGACCGAGCTGGAGAAACTGCGCCTGCTGCTGTGGGACACGAGTGCGGAGGTGGACCGGGCCACCGACACCGCAGACATCGAAGCTCGGGTCGCCCGGGCGCTCAACCGCATCTCGACCCACGCGTTGCACACCACCCGCGACGGCGTGCAACTGGTGGGGGTGCGGGCCATCACCCGCGACCTCCCGTCGGAGCGTTGGTACCGCAGCGCCGCCGCCCTGGGCGTGGTCGACGTCGACATCGCCGCGACCCCGTTCTCGTTGAGTAACTGAGCAACCGAGCAACCGAGCAACCGAGCACCCGAGCAAGGAGAGTCCTGCCATGACCGTCTCGTTCGCTCTGCCCGACGACACCCAGAAGCTCCTCGCCGAGATCAAGGAATGGTCGCTGCACGAGGTGCGGCCGCTGGCCCGTACCGCCGACCGGCTGCAGACGAAGTACTTCGAGGAAGGCCGGCGGGTCCTCCAGAGCTGCCCCATCGACGTGAGCCCGCTCAGCGTTCCCGAGTTCGGCCTGATCGACCGGGCCGGAAAGGTCTACCAGGCCTCCGACTCGGACGCCGACAACCACGTGCTGGGCGTCCTGGCGATGGAAGCCATGTGTTACGGGGACGGGTGGGCCTGGGGGGCGCTCAAGCGCAACGCTAATCTGGAGAAGATCCTCTCGGTGATCGGAACCCCGGCGCAGGTGGAGAAGTTCACCGCCGACCCGGACGCCTCGTCTTCCTTCGCCTTCTCCGAGGACCACTGCGGCTCCGACATCTCGGCCATCCGCACCACTGCCGTCCGCGACGGCGACGAGTGGGTCGTCAACGGCTCGAAGCGGTTCAGCTCGCAGGGCGCCGAGGCCTCGATGATGCTCATCTTCCTCAGCATCGATACCGCTCAGGGTATGAACGGCCTGCGCGGGATGATGATCCCGCAGGGCACCCCCGGGGTGGAGATCGTGCGCGAGACCGAGGACCTCAAGCTCGGCATGCGCTTCCTACGGCAGTCGGCGATCCGCTTTCACGACGTACGCGTGCCGCTCGACCACATGCTCGGGGATCCGGACGAGCCCGGTGGCTTCGTCGAGGGGCTCAACGTGCTGAACCGGACCCGTCCGTTCTGCCAGGCCTGGAGCGTGGGAACGCTGCGTGGGGCCACCGACTTCGTGCTCGATCACGTGCGCCGCGAGGACCGCTACGCCCCGCGTCGCCGCGCCCAGGCCGAGGCCGACTGCGCCGAGATCCACCACGCGCTGGACGACCTCATGCGCCTGCTGGTCAGCGCCGCGTGGCTCGCCGATCGCGACCTGCCGCACCGGACGGAAGCCGCCATGGCGAAGTCCCACGGTCCCGCCATCGTCGAGGCGAGTTACCGCCGACTCCTGCAGATCATGGGCAGCGAGGCGTCCTCGGAGAAGCACCTGCTCGAGAAGTGGTATCGCGACGCGGTCACCTTCGACCTCATCGAGGGGACGAACCAGATCCTCAAGCTGACCGTCGGCCGGGGGATCTTCAAGGCGGCCGCCCGGGCCACCGGGCCCGCGGTGGCAGCCGCCCTGCGTCCGGTCGTCTAGGAAGCCGGTCGGCGGGCCAACCAGCCGAGGGCCCGATCGGCGACCTCGCGGCCGTTGGTGGCGCAACCCTGCAGACCGCCGTCGCCGTACGCCCGGGTCGCGTCCCCGACGTTCCAGAGATTGGCGACCGGCGTTGCCGAGTCGATCTCCGAGCCGGCGACCACCCGCTGCGCGGGCCAGTCGCCCGAGAGCAGCGGAGCGCAAAGGATGCGGGCCTGCTCGAAGCCGTCCAGCTCCCGGGCGAGCTCGGCCAGGACCGCCGCCCGCTCCGCGTCCTCGTCGAACGGCGACATCGCCGGGACCGGCACGGCATAGGCGACGTAGAGGTACCACCCGGGCGGGGCGACCTCGGGACAGGCGGAGGTCAGGTGAGCAATGGCGCTGAGACGCGAGGTGTCGGCGAAGAACACGATGCCCGCGGGTTTGGCCAGGCGCCGCCGGCTCGCGAAGGTGACCGCGTACATCGGGGCGGGATGGATCTTCTCCTTCACCAGCGCGACGTAGTCCGCCGGCAGCGCGCCGTCGGCGCAGAGGGCCACGGTGGCGCTCGGCCCCGCGTTGCTGACCACCGCGCCACAGCTCACCGTCACGAGCTCGTCGCCGCGGCGCACCGTCGCCGACCGCACGAGCCCGCCGGCGATGTCGAGGCTCTCCACCGACGAGGACAGCCACACCTGTCCGCCGTGACGCTCGACGACGGCGGCGAGCTCCTGCATCGGGCCGATGGTGCCGGCGCGCGAAAAGCCGTAATCGCGGAACAGACTCTTCTGGGTCAGGTAGGTCAACATCGCACGGGCCGAGACCTCGTCGCTGTTGACCGAGAACACCCCCGCGGCGATGTTGCGCATGAGCCGTCGAACGGTCCGCCCGACCGGAAAACGGCGCAGCCACTGCTCCAGGCTCGGGTCGTCGCCCTGCGGCGGGCCGTCCCACTTCCGGGTGAGCTGCGCGCCGACCTTCCGGAGCCCGCCGTCGAGGAGCAGCCGGGCCGGCCGCGACGTCGTGTTGTAGAGCCGGCCACGGAACTGCACGCACTGCGCCGGCTCCTTCGGTCGGCGCACCTCATAGGGCGCGCCAACTGTGCGGAACAGGTCCTCCATCGGACCGCCGAGTTCCAGCGCGACGGCTCCGGTGCTCACCAGGAAACCGTCGATCTCCACGGTGGACCCGCGGCCGCCGACGCGGTCACGAGACTCGACGACCAGCACGCTGCGGCCGGCGTGCGCGAGCATCGCGGCGGCGGCGAGCCCCCCGATGCCCGACCCGATGACCAGCACGTCGACCGACGTCGGCTCCATCACGCCGCCCGGGGTGGGAGAAGCCCCTCGAGGTCGGCCGTGATCAGGTTGGCCAGAAATTTCGAGTAGGTCCGGCACTCGTGCAGGCCGCCACCCATCACCCAGAGGCCGTCCTGCGGCGTGCGGCGCCAGATGTTGCGCATCCAGCCCTCGTCGTCCCAGCCCCACACCGGGCCGACCTTGTCGGCCACCTCCGAGCCGCAGAACCGGCGGATCTGTTCCTGCATGTTGTCGTATCCGGTGGCCATCACGACCACGTCGGCGTCCAGCCTGCGTCCGTCGGTGAGCGCGAGACCGTCGGCGGTGAAGGTCTCGATGTCCTCGTGCTGGATCACGTTGATCTTGCCGTCGATGATGAGGTCGGAGCAACCGACGTTGATGTAGTACCCGCCCCCGCGCCGCAGGTACTGCATGTGGAAGCCGGTGTCGTCATGACCGAACCCGACCTTGAAGCCGGCGGCCTCGAGTCCCGCGATCAGGTCCGCGTCGATCCGGCAGGTCCGCTTGGTGAGCCACTTGTAGCTGTGGAGCAGCAACTCGTAGGGATTCGCGGCGGTGATCAGGTCGATGTCCTCGACCGGCCCGGTGGTGAACAGCGAGTACACGAGGATACCGCTCGGCACCAGACTGACCACCGCGGTCGGCCCGCGCTGGATCATCGTCACCTCGGCAGCGCCGTTGGCGTGCAGATCCTGTGCGACGTCGTGCCCGCTGTTACCCGCACCAACCACGATCGCCTTCTTGCCGGCGTAGGAGATGCCGCTGGAGAAGGCGCTGGAGTGCATGACGTCACCGTGGAACTCGTCGAGTCCCGGCAGCTGCGGCATCTTGGGCTGGCCGCTGACCCCTCCGGTGGCGAAGACCAGATGCGGCACGACCAGCGCACGCTCGGTTCCGTCCGCGCGGCGGACCCGCGCGGTCCAGCGCTTCGATGCTTCGTCGTACGAGGCGTCCACCAGCTCGGTGCCGGTCCAGACGTTGAGCTCCATGAACTCCGCGTAGGACTCCAGCCAGCCGGCGAGCTTGTCCTTCGGCAGAAACGTCGGCCAGGTGGCCGGAAAGGGAATGTACGGCAGGCTGTTCGCCCACACCTCGTTGTGCAGCGTCAGGGAGTGGTAGCGGTTGCGCCAGTTGTCGCCGATTCGCGGATTGCGCTCAACGATCAGGGCGTCGACGCCGAACTGGGTGAGCCGCGCGGCCAGACACAGCCCGGCCTGACCCCCGCCGACGATGAGCACCTGCGGGTCACGGTCCGCGTACTGGACAGCCTTGGTGCGCAGATCGAGCCAATTGTCTCCACCGAACTCCCAGGAGTACTCGGTGCCGGTCGGACGGAGAGCGCCGATCTGCTCCTCGTGCCCCGAGAGGTCCTGCAGCGTCGTGAGCACGACCCAGGCCAGCGAGTCCTGCGGGGCGTGCTCGTCGAGGAGCAGCCGGGCGTAGGCGGTACCGCGACCGACGGCGGTGTCGAAATCGAGGTAGCCCTCCACGACGGGCTGGCCGAGATACTTGGTCGCCCGAGGGGCCATCCGGTCCGGGGCCCGGCGGACATGACGGGGAGTCACGGCCGGCAGAGCCTCAGCCAGACCTTCGACGATCTGCTGCCGGCCTGCCCGCGTGCGGTAGTCCCAGGTGAACGCGACGATGTCCCGCCAGAACCCGTCGGGCACGAACGTGGCCGCGATCGCCTCGGGATCGTTCGCCGCGACAGCAGCGGCGAACTTCCCGGTCCAGGCGGTGAAGATCGCTTCCGCGTCGGCGTCGACGGGCGCTTCAAGTTCGGCGTCCGACAGTTCGCCGGTCAGAGTCATGGCGCTCCTCGGGGGACCTCGTCGCGGGAAATCGGCCTGCTCTCCGAGGCTAAGAGGACGCGGTGCCCGGGCCCCGCTGGGCATTCCGCGCCCCGGAACCCACCTGGCCGGTCCTGCTCAGGGATGGAAGCGCCGCACGTACTCCGGCCAGAGGAACTCCTGGCAGTCCCCGTGGGTCACCTGTCCTTCGCACTCCCAGCGGGTGAGGCAGATGTTGGAGTCCATGTTGTGCCAGGTCTGCCACTGCACGCCGGCACAGGTCGCCCCGACGATCTCCAACTCCCGGCCGAGCCGGTCCACCACGGTCATCTCGACGGTGTCGGGGTAGAACGACCCGGGGCGGCGAACGGTCCGCTTGGACACCGAGAGGACCTCGGCCGTCACTCCGTCCTTGCGGACCCACCCGGTGCGCAGGCTGTTGCCACCTGGCAGGTCCAGCACGCCGGCCCACTCCGGTCCCCGGGCGGGATCGTCGAAGGCCATGATCCCGAAGGCGAAGTCCTCGGAGAACGCCCCGTTCACCCAGGCCAGGGGCGGCAGTGGAACCAGGTGCTCCCGGCGCGGCTGCCCGAACGAGCGGTCACGGACGGTGGTCCCGTCGACCGCGTAGTCGACGCCGCGCAGCCGAACCGTCCCCCTGGTGCGCATGGGCTGCTCGAAATGCATGCCGCTGCCGAGCATGGCCGGCGGCGCCATCGCCGTGAGGGTGACGTCGACGGCACTGTCGGTGGCCGGGCTGGAGTACTGGATCCGGTGGGATCGCAGCGGTTCGATCGTCGTGACCTCGTAGCCGTTCTGCAGCCGGTAGTGCCAGAAGTCCTTCTCGAGGCACTCGTCGCTCATGTACGTGACGTAGTCCCAGATCTCGGACTGCAGCGGATGGTCCTTGAAGCCCTGCCACACCGCGATCCCGCCGGTGACCGTCTTCAGGTTCGGGTGGTACCAGACGTAGCCCAGGCCGTGGATCTGATGCTCGGGGACGTTGAAGCCGAAGTAGTGCGTCTCCGTGCACGTCGGGTCCGGCTCCCGGGCGGTCATGTCCGGGCGCAGGAAGTCGTCCGTCTCCTGCGCCTGAACCAGACCAGGGGAGGTCTCGTCCCACCACGCCCGCTTTGAGTCCTCACTCATGTCAGCTCGCCTCATCCATCAACGCGGCCAGTACTCGCACCATGTGAATCTCGTCGGCGAGAGGATCCATTTCCGGCAGGGCGCCCTGCGCGTGCATCGCGGCGTACATCCGCAACCAGATGCTCAGGCCCCGGACCGCTGCGAGCACTTCGTAGAAGGTGAAGTTCTCGATCTTGTCCCCGCCACGCGCGGCGTAGAGGTCGGCCAGCTCCGCGCCGACGCACATCCCGCTGAGATCCGGGTTCCCCTGCCCATGGGTGGACCACCGGTGGAAGAACGACCACCACCCGAGATCCACACCGGCGCTGCCCACACTCGCCATCTCCCAGTCGATGACCCCGACACACGTGAAGTCGCGCCAGATCATGTTCCCGATTCGCGCGTCACCCCAGCAGATGCAATCCCGACCGGCAGAGGGCCGTGCTGCGGTCATCCACTCGATCGCCCGCTCGATGAGCGGATTCGATCGCGTACCGGCCTCGGCGCGGAACAGCGCCACCGCGTGATTGACGGTGCGCTCCACATGGTCGGCACCCGGGGCCCCGAAGCCCAGGTCCGCGAGCCCGAGTTCCCGGGGGTCGAGGGCATGCAGGGCGACCAGGAAGTCCACGCCCGAGGTCCACATCGCCGCGCGTCGCGCCGGCGTCGCGTCGTGGACGAATCCGGCCGCCGCGTACGTCGGCACGTCTGCCGGGATGAGACCGTCGACGAACTCCATCACCACGAAACGGGCGCCGAGCACCGCGGGCGACTGTTCGACTCCGAGCACACGCGGGACCGGGAGAGTTCCGAGATCGCCGAGCGCGCGCTGTACCCGGAGCAGTGTGGTGAAGTCGGACTGCGGGTTGGTCTGGTTCTCCAGGACGTCCTTGCGCAGGACGACGGTGCGCTCCGCGGGACCTCCGGCTGAATCGAGGAGACAGTCGACGAGATGGGTCTCCCCCGAAAGCCCGCTGGCGTCGGACGACCGGAGGCCGCGAACCTGGGCGTTCTCGAATCCCGGAACCGCGCTCCGCAGCCATCTCTCGATCTGCGGCGCGAGAGCCTCGTCCCGGCTGCGGGCGACCTTGGCCACCACGGTCGGCCCTGCCTCGGCACTCATCAGTGCTCCTTCTGTTGCTCCCCAGCACGTCGACGCCCGGTGGCCGTCATCTCATCGTGCGATCGATTCTCCGGGCGCGGCATCACTGGTTCCGGATCGCGGACCCTGATGGCGAACCATCCGGGCTACGGCCGGACCCGGCGGCGCGGACGTGTCGACGACCTCGATCGGCGGCACCAGGTCGAGGAGGCGGGCGTCCTTCGCGAGGCATGCGTCTTCGAGCTCCGCAGCCGTGCGGCCACGCGGGTGGACGCCCGACGCCGCAAGCGCGCCGCCGAGCTCCTGCTCGAGCAGCGCTGTCATCACCGCCAGGAGCCGGCGAGGCATCGACATCACCCAGGAGTGAAATGCGCCGGGCAGCACGTACAGCGGCGCCCCCGACTGCCGCGCCTGGTCGACAGCCGACTCCAACGGCACGAGCAGGTCGCGCTCACCGTGCACGACGACGGCCGGAACGCCGGCCTCCCGCATCCGGCGCAGCAGCGGCACACTCGGAGCCGCCCGCATCGTGAGTCCGATCGGAGCGGTGACGCTGGACGGCCGCCGCAACGCCTGCAGCACGGAGGCTCTCAGCACGGCCCGGTAAGCGGCGCGTTCCCCTCGGTCCAGCCCGGTCCGGAAGTGCACGGTGTCCCACATCGCCGCCCCGATCTGGCGGGCGAGGTCGGGCGGATGGGTCAGACTGCGCGCGGCGCGCGCGTCGAGCGGGCCACCGGCGGCTGCATCGAGCAACACGGCGCACAGCGTGCGCTCGGGTCGCGCCGCCGAGAGCTCGATGACCTTGCGGCCACCCATCGAATGGCCCACCAGGACCGCGCGCTCGACCCCGAGTTCGTCGAGGATGCGACCGACCAATGCGGCGCGCATGCTGAAATCGGTCCCGGCCTCCCGCGGTCCGTCGGACCGGCCGTGTCCCGGCGCGTCGACGGCGACGACGAGAAAGCCCAGCTGTGGTAGCAGGCTCAGCGCGCGCCGGTACGGGACGTAACCGAGACCGGCCCCGTGCAAGAAGACCAGCGGGGTGCCGCGTCCGCCCACGGCCAGCCCCACCCGTGAGCCGTCGACCAGACGAATCTGATGGTCCCTCAGTGCGATCGCAGCACCGGGAGGTACCAGCGCGTTCGTGGTCAGGGGACGACTTTCGTGTCGGCCCGGCCCAGAGCGAGAAGCTCGTCGAAGCTTTCCGCCATGCAGGCGAGCAGAAGATCTGGGTCGGTGACCGCGGCCCGGTCCACGCTGATGGCCAGGTAGGCCGTCCCGGCGTAGGTCATGAGCGTGACGTTCACCGCCGCCGACCCGATGGGCCCGAAGGCATAGAACCCCGCAAGGCGCGCGGACCCGAGATACAGCGGAACGGGCGGTCCCGGGACATTCGAGGTGATGACGTCGACCCCACCGACCATCTTCCGGTAAAGGGGAGTGAGCACCGACGGCGGCACGCGACTGGCGACCCCCGCGATCGAGGCGAACGCCCGCAGTCCAGGCTCAGCCTGCGCCCGGGCGGACAGCTCGCGCATTCGGATCACCCGCTCCGCGGATGAGGCGATGTCCGCGGGCACGACGAAGGTCGCGGCCGAGAACGCGTTGCCCGCCACCGCAGCATCCCCCGCCTGACGCAGGTTCACCGGCATCAGCATGCGGAGGGCGTCGACCGGCTGGCCGTTCTTGTCGTGGTAGCGCGCCAGCCCGCCGATGACGCCCGCGACGAAGGCGTCGTTGAGCTTGCCACCGGCGGCCTTGGCGGCGAGGCGTAGGCCATCCGTCGGCAGCGCGTGGGTCAGATACTTCTTGGACAGGGACCGGCCGGTCATCAGCGGGCTGAGCGGATCGCCCACTGGCCGCATCGTTCGGGCAAGGGAAGCTGTCATGCGCGCTGCGGCCGGAACGGTGCTCCGCGGCCTGGCCGCGACCGCGGCGCCGAGCCGGCCGAGTCGGCCCGCACCCCCGGCGGCGGTGCGCAGCTCGTGCAGCGCGGCCCCGCCGACCAGCTCGGCGACACCGAGCCGCCGGGGCTCGGAGGGCTCCACCCGATCCCCGATCGGCACCCCCGGCTCAGGACTCAGCAGCGGCTCGATGATCATCTGCAGACCGCCGACGGCGTCGGTCACCGAGTGATGAATTTTCAACACGATGGCGCACCCGCCGCTCGCCAGGCCGGTGACGAGTTGAAGCACCCACAGCGGCCGGGCGTGGTCCAACACCTGGGCGCGGACCTGTTCGCCGATCCGGAGGACGTCCTCCAGACCGGCCTCACCGCCGACAGCGAGCACCGGAGTGTGGTGGTCGAGGTCGAAGCGCGGATCGTCCACGAACCTTGGCGGCGCGGTGCTCATCGCGGTCGTCCTCGCCACCTGGCGAAGCCGCGGCACCCGGGCGACGCAACGACTGACCGCGGCCCGGAAGTCCTCAGGTGCGATGGGCCCCTCGAACACCAGCACAGCGACCGCGTCGGAGCGCAGCATCGGGTCACGCTCGACCGACCACAGCAGAGCGTCCATGTTGGCCATGTAGTCGTCGTAGCGCATGGCCGCCGGCTCCACGCCCCCTCCCGGGTGCCCGACGTGGTCCGAGGAGGGTGGATGCGCGGGGCTCATCCTTCCGACAGTGTGGCCGGTGCCCCTTGCGGTTCCTGCTCCTTGGCGGCGGCTGCGGCGGCAGTGACCGCCGCCGCAGCGGCAGGGTTCCCCATCGGCGCCGGGGGCTCGATCGGCGCCGGGGCCGGCAGTGGGGCCAACCAGATGTCGATGGTCTCGGGGGCGAGCGGCAGCGTGCGCGCGACGTGCGTCTCGTCGTCGACCTGGGGGTGGCCGACACAGAACTCGATCGCGAACTGACGCGCCTTGTCCTCGACGTAAATGCCCATCGACCCGGACGGCGCGTGCCGGAGCAGGTCGTTCCGGAGGGTGACTTCGTTCTTCAGCGCGTTGCTACGGGCACGCATGACGTCGTCGATCGAGGCGACCTGCATGCAGAAGTGGTCGAACTTGGCCTTACCGTCGAAGGCCCGCACCAGCACGAGGCTGTGGTGGTAGCGGTCGCCGCAGCGCAGGAAGGTGACCAGGTTGCCGATGCGGTCGGACACCTTGAAGCCAAGCACCTCGATGTAGAACTTCAGCGTCTCCTCGTAGTTGTTCACCGCGAAGCCGCCGTGCACGAACTTCTCGATCTCGATGCCGGCACCCATCGGGGCGACGCCGCGCTCCATCATCGTGGTGAAGAGCTCGATCTCCATGCCGCCCGGGTCGACGAAGCGCAACCAGCGCGCGACCGCGTCAACCTGGAAGTTCCCGCCCTCTTCGTAAGTCATCCCCCGCTCGGCGAGTTGCTTCGCCACCGCGGTCAGGGTGTCCTCGTCGGCCACCTCGTAGGCCAGCCGGATCGCCCCGGCCTGCGAGCTCTCCTCCAGCCGGAGCCAGTGGTGCTCAACGCCGCCCGTCAGGAAGGCCGAACTACCCTCACGCTTGGTCAGGTCGAGCCGGGCGATCCGACGGTAGAAATCGATGCCCTCGTCCATGTCCTGCACACCGGCGGTGACGTAGCCGAACCTCGTGACGACGCTCATCGGTCGACCTCCTGGGAAAGCGTGGGCGGTGCTCCGATTCTGAACTCG of the Sporichthya polymorpha DSM 43042 genome contains:
- a CDS encoding VOC family protein yields the protein MSVVTRFGYVTAGVQDMDEGIDFYRRIARLDLTKREGSSAFLTGGVEHHWLRLEESSQAGAIRLAYEVADEDTLTAVAKQLAERGMTYEEGGNFQVDAVARWLRFVDPGGMEIELFTTMMERGVAPMGAGIEIEKFVHGGFAVNNYEETLKFYIEVLGFKVSDRIGNLVTFLRCGDRYHHSLVLVRAFDGKAKFDHFCMQVASIDDVMRARSNALKNEVTLRNDLLRHAPSGSMGIYVEDKARQFAIEFCVGHPQVDDETHVARTLPLAPETIDIWLAPLPAPAPIEPPAPMGNPAAAAAVTAAAAAAKEQEPQGAPATLSEG
- a CDS encoding phosphotransferase family protein, with amino-acid sequence MSAEAGPTVVAKVARSRDEALAPQIERWLRSAVPGFENAQVRGLRSSDASGLSGETHLVDCLLDSAGGPAERTVVLRKDVLENQTNPQSDFTTLLRVQRALGDLGTLPVPRVLGVEQSPAVLGARFVVMEFVDGLIPADVPTYAAAGFVHDATPARRAAMWTSGVDFLVALHALDPRELGLADLGFGAPGADHVERTVNHAVALFRAEAGTRSNPLIERAIEWMTAARPSAGRDCICWGDARIGNMIWRDFTCVGVIDWEMASVGSAGVDLGWWSFFHRWSTHGQGNPDLSGMCVGAELADLYAARGGDKIENFTFYEVLAAVRGLSIWLRMYAAMHAQGALPEMDPLADEIHMVRVLAALMDEAS
- a CDS encoding alpha/beta fold hydrolase — encoded protein: MGLAVGGRGTPLVFLHGAGLGYVPYRRALSLLPQLGFLVVAVDAPGHGRSDGPREAGTDFSMRAALVGRILDELGVERAVLVGHSMGGRKVIELSAARPERTLCAVLLDAAAGGPLDARAARSLTHPPDLARQIGAAMWDTVHFRTGLDRGERAAYRAVLRASVLQALRRPSSVTAPIGLTMRAAPSVPLLRRMREAGVPAVVVHGERDLLVPLESAVDQARQSGAPLYVLPGAFHSWVMSMPRRLLAVMTALLEQELGGALAASGVHPRGRTAAELEDACLAKDARLLDLVPPIEVVDTSAPPGPAVARMVRHQGPRSGTSDAAPGESIAR
- a CDS encoding wax ester/triacylglycerol synthase domain-containing protein; amino-acid sequence: MEPAAMRYDDYMANMDALLWSVERDPMLRSDAVAVLVFEGPIAPEDFRAAVSRCVARVPRLRQVARTTAMSTAPPRFVDDPRFDLDHHTPVLAVGGEAGLEDVLRIGEQVRAQVLDHARPLWVLQLVTGLASGGCAIVLKIHHSVTDAVGGLQMIIEPLLSPEPGVPIGDRVEPSEPRRLGVAELVGGAALHELRTAAGGAGRLGRLGAAVAARPRSTVPAAARMTASLARTMRPVGDPLSPLMTGRSLSKKYLTHALPTDGLRLAAKAAGGKLNDAFVAGVIGGLARYHDKNGQPVDALRMLMPVNLRQAGDAAVAGNAFSAATFVVPADIASSAERVIRMRELSARAQAEPGLRAFASIAGVASRVPPSVLTPLYRKMVGGVDVITSNVPGPPVPLYLGSARLAGFYAFGPIGSAAVNVTLMTYAGTAYLAISVDRAAVTDPDLLLACMAESFDELLALGRADTKVVP